The sequence ATTTCACAAGTTCACCGGATGGGTGCTGATTGGGTACATGTTCGCCCATATCGCCGTGCTCAGCTCAGCGATCGCTGGGCCGGAGGTATACACACAAACACTGGGCGGACTGGAGAGTATCCTCCTCGTCCGAATGCTCGAGGTGGGTCTGCTCGCGGTCGCCGTGTTCCACACGCTCAACGGCATCCGCCTGCTGATGATCGACCTGGGCATCGGAGTCGAACTGGAAACGCAAGCAAAAAGCTTCTACGCGTCGCTCGTCGTCACGGCCATCATCACAATCGCGAGCGTCCCGAACTTCATGGGAGGTGCGTTCTGATGGCTGAACAGTACTCCTCGTTCAAGTCGGGCACGACGTTGTGGTTCCTGCAGCGCGTCACGGCGGCGATCCTTCTCGTCACCCTGATGTTCCACTTCTTCTGGTTGCACTTCGTGCACCATGCGGCGGAGATCACCTTCCAGGGTACCGCCTTCCGGATGGAACAGCTGGGGTACTTCCTGACGATGCTGTTGTTCCTGGTAGCTGGCGCATTCCACGGGGTCAACGGCGTCTACAACGCGCTGATCAACCAGGGAATCACGGGCTCGACGAGGACCTTCCTCAAGTGGGTGCTCGTGATCGCCGGCGTCATTCTGCTCGTGCAGGGCATTCGCGTCGCGCTGGCCATGAGCGGAGGGGCAATCTGACATGAGTACGGAAACTCCAGACACCGACGACGACGCACCGGACCCGCAAACCCGGCGCCTCCAAGCGGACGGCGCGGGGGTGGCGGCGAACAAAGCACAAGGGGCTGACGAGATCGAGGGAGAAACCCTCGAGATCAAGGTCTTCCGCTTCGACCCGGAGATCGCGGACAAGGAAGAACCGCGCTTTGACACCTTCCACGTGCCGCGGTTCGAGGGAATGACCGTTCTCGACGCCCTCATGGACGCGCGCGACCGGTACGATCCGAGTTTGACGTTCCGGCACTCCTGTCGCCAGTCCGTCTGTGGCTCCTGTGCCATGTTCGTCAACGGCTCTCAGGAACTGGCCTGCCGGACACAGGTCTCGGACCTCAATCCGCCCCTCCAGATCGAGCCGCTTCCCCACCGACCGGTGGTCAAGGATCTGGTCGTGGACATGGAGCACTTCTACGACCAGATGCGCTCCGTCGAGCCGTTCTTCGATCCGGACGAACTGCCTGGACCGGACCAACAGCAGCTCCAATCCCCGGAGAACCGCGAGAAGGTCAAGATGAGTACGCGGTGTGTCTGGTGTGGGGCATGTATGTCCTCGTGCAACATCGCAGCTGGAGACAATCAGTATCTGGGTCCGGCCGCGCTCAACAAAGCCTACCGCTTCTACTTCGACAAGCGCGAGGGGGAGAACCGACAGAAAGAACGCCTCGAGATCATCGAGCAGGAACACGGTGTCTGGCGCTGTCAGACACAGTTCTCCTGCACCGAGGTGTGCCCGAAGGACATCCCCCTGACCGAGCACATCCAGGAACTCAAACGCGAGGCAGTCAAGAACAATCTCAAATTCTGGTAATCCATGTACGAACACGACATACTCGTCGTCGGCGGTGGCGGAGCGGGACTCCGTGCAGCCATCGCCGCCCACGAGGAAGGTGCGGACGTGGCGATCGTCTCGAAACTACACCCGGTGCGCAGTCACACGGGCGCCGCCGAGGGCGGCATCAACGCCGCCCTCCAGGAGGGAGACTCCTGGGAGGACCACGCCTACGACACGATGAAGGGCTCGGACTATATGGCGGACGCCCCGGCCGTGGAGACCTTCGCCCAGACGGCCCCCGAGGAGGTCATCCAGCTCGAGCACTGGGGGATGCCGTTTTCGCGTAACGAGGACGGAACCGTCATGCAGCGACCGTTCGGCGGCCTCTCCTATCCGCGTACCACTTACGCAGGCGCCGAGACGGGACATCACCTCCTGCACACGCTGTACGAGCAGGTGGTCAAGCGAGGTATCGACGTCTATCAGGAGTGGTTCGTCACGGAGCTCGCGGTCTCGGGCGAGGACGACCCCAACGACCGCTCGGTCCACGGATTCGTCGCCATGGACGTCAAGTCTGGCGAGGTCTCCGGATTCAAGGCCAACGACGCCGTCATTCTCGCGACCGGCGGCGCCGGGCAGGCCTTCGATCACACCACCAACGCCGTCTCCCTGACCGGCGACGGGTACGCGATGGCCTACCGCGCCGGCGTCCCCATCGAGGACATGGAGATGGTGCAGTTCCACCCGACGACCCTTCCGTCCACGGGCGTGCTCATCACCGAGGGCGTCCGTGGGGAGGGTGGCCGCCTGTTCAACAACAAGGGCGAGCGGTTCATGTTCGAGTACGGGTACGCCACGAACGACGGCGAACTCGCGAGCCGCGACGTCGTCGCGCGCGCGGAACTCACCGAAGTCAACGAGGGCCGCGGCTTCGATGATGAGTACGTCTACCTCGACATGCGCCACCTCGGCAAGGAGCGCATCCTCGACCGCCTCGAGAACATCGTCCACCTCGCGGAGGACTTCGAGGGCGTCAACGCCCTCGAGGAGCCGATGCCCGTCAAACCCGGCCAGCACTACATGATGGGCGGCATCGAGACCAACGAACACGGCGAGACCGCCATCGACGGCCTCTACGCGGCCGGGGAGACGGCCTGCGTGAGCCTCCACGGCGCGAACCGCCTCGGCGGGAACGCCCTGCCCGACCTGTTCGTCTTCGGCGCACGGGCCGGTCGACACGCCGCCGGCGTCGACCTCGGCGATCCCATGATCGAGGTCGGGCCGGTCGAGGACCCCGAGCGGACCGACGTCGAATGGCCGACCGAACTCGGCGAGACCAACCCGATCTACGAGAAACCCGACGGCACCGACACCGACCCCGACGCCATCGTCGAGGCCACGGTCCAGGCCGAGAAGGACCGCATGAACGAACTCCTCGACCGCGAGGATGGCTACGAACACATGGAGATCCGCAAGAAGGTCCAGGAGGCGATGACCGAGTGGGTCAACGTCTTCCGTGAAGAGGAGGGGCTCAAGAAGGCCCTGCAGGAGATCCGAGAGGCGCGCGAGATGTACACAGACGTGTACGTCACCGACAAGTCGCGGACCTTCAACACCGAACTCCAGCACACCATCGAGACCCGCAACGTCATCGACGTGGCGGAGACCATCACGATGGGTGCGCTGGCCCGGACCGAGTTCCGGGGGGCCCACTGGCGCAAGGCCCACCAGGAGCGCAAGGACGACGAGTGGATCAAGCACACGATGATCTCCTGGGACGACGGCAACCCGGACCTGTGGTACCGGGAGGTCCTGCTGGAGGGCGAGGACACCGAGTGGGAGCCCAAGGAACGCAGCTACTGATCGGTCCCCGACTCCATTCCGACTGATTCACGTGGGCAATGGGTGGTCGTCCCGTTGCCGTATTTCCGTTTACAGTCCGAGAGCGGTGAGCACGTCGAAGCCGACGCCGAGGGCCTCGATCAGTTTGTACCCGAGGTAGATTCCGACGATACCGAGTACCCCCGCGAGCGTCGGTGGTGCTGGGATCGGGACCTGGAAGTACGCGAAGACGGCCCCGGTGATCGTTCCGGTCAGTAACGCGAGAACGGAGAGAGTGGTGTTCATGTCGACCACATCGTGGGTGACAAAACAAAAACCGGTCGGGTCGGGACCTACCCGTCGGCGTATTCTTTCCGGTAGCCGTGGAACTCGGTGCGGTGGGCCTCTTCGTCGGCCAGCAACGTGACTGCAAGGTCTTCGGTGACGGGATCGTCGGCCGCCTCGGCCGCCGAGATTAGCTCCCGGTAGGTGGCGATGGCGTCCTCCTCGGCCTCGATTACCCCGTCGATGACGGACACGACGTCGGTCGTGTCTGACGGCGGCTGGAGGTTCTGCTGTCGAGCCTCGAAATCCATCGACCCGGGCGGTGCCTGATCGAGTTGCTTGAGCCGGTCGCCGAGCTGCTGGGCATGGCCAAGTTCCTCCTGAATGTCCTGCTGTAGTGACTCTTTGATCTCCTCGGCGCGGACGCCGTCGAGGACGATGGAGTTGGCGAGGTAGTTCATGACCGTTTCAATCTCGTCGGCGTACGCTTTGCGAAGGAGTTCGGTTACCTCGTCTGCCATACAATTTCTACGATACCCAACTATTTAGTGGCGGGGGAGTGCCCGTTACTCGCCGCGAAGTTCGGCCATGTGATCGATGCGGGACTGAACGAGTTCCTCGGTCCCAATGTCGTGACGGACGTGGAATCCCTCGTCGACGTCCGATAGCCCGTCTTCCGCGATGCGCTCGGCACGATCGATGCTGTCCGCGACACCGACGACCGCAAAGGAGCGGGACGTCGTCGTATAGATACCATCGTCGCGCTCGTCCACCGAGGCGTAAAAGAGGAGGCCGTCGCCGACGGACTCCTCGTCGACGGCGACTTCCGCGCCGTCCTCGGGATCGGTCGGGTAGCCCGCCGGGACGGCGTACTTGCAGACTGTCGCCTGCGCAGCGAATGCCAGTTCCGGAAGGGGCTCGCCGTCGCGTGCGGCGCCCAAGACGTCGAGGAAGTCGGTCTCCAGGACCGGCAGGGTGTTCATCGCCTCCGGGTCACCGAACCGCGCGTTGAACTCCACGACCTTGAGGCCCTCGGCAGTGAGCATGAACTGCCCGTAGAGAATGCCCCGGTAGTCCTCCAGCGCCTCGACGGTTTCCTGGATGATCCCGAGGGCCTCGTCGTACTCCTCGTCGGTCATGAACGGCAACGCGAATCGGGCGTCCGAATAGCTACCCATCCCGCCGGTGTTGGGTCCCTCGTCGCCCTCGTAGGCCCGCTTGTGATCTTGCACTGCGGGCGTCCCGCGGACGTCGCCGTTGGCGACGAACGCCTGGACGGTGAACTCCTCGCCGACGAGACGTTCTTCGATAACCCACTCCTCGTAGTCACTATTGCGGATGTACGTGGCAGCCTCGGGCTTTGACAGCTGATCGCCGGTCACGCGGACGCCCTTCCCGCCGGTGAGTCCGCGGGGCTTGACGGCGACGTGGCCCTCGACCGATTCGACGTACTCGGCGGCTGAGTCTGGATCGGCGAAGGTGGCGAACTCGGGCGTCCCGGTGATGTCGTTTTCGTCCATGAACTCCCGCTGAAACGTCTTGTCCGTCTCGATCCGGGCGTCGGCCTGCCGGGGACCGAACGCGTACACACCGACGTCCTCGAGGGCGTCGACGACGCCCGCTTCCAGCGCCGCCTCGGGGCCGATGACCGCCAGTGACACCCCCACAGACTCGGCGTACTCGACGACGGCCGCCGGATCAGTCTC is a genomic window of Halanaeroarchaeum sulfurireducens containing:
- a CDS encoding XapX domain-containing protein, with protein sequence MNTTLSVLALLTGTITGAVFAYFQVPIPAPPTLAGVLGIVGIYLGYKLIEALGVGFDVLTALGL
- the sdhC gene encoding succinate dehydrogenase, cytochrome b556 subunit — protein: MSQSYDRGLVEDYGRWTEFSAGMWAWVFHKFTGWVLIGYMFAHIAVLSSAIAGPEVYTQTLGGLESILLVRMLEVGLLAVAVFHTLNGIRLLMIDLGIGVELETQAKSFYASLVVTAIITIASVPNFMGGAF
- a CDS encoding succinate dehydrogenase/fumarate reductase iron-sulfur subunit, with translation MSTETPDTDDDAPDPQTRRLQADGAGVAANKAQGADEIEGETLEIKVFRFDPEIADKEEPRFDTFHVPRFEGMTVLDALMDARDRYDPSLTFRHSCRQSVCGSCAMFVNGSQELACRTQVSDLNPPLQIEPLPHRPVVKDLVVDMEHFYDQMRSVEPFFDPDELPGPDQQQLQSPENREKVKMSTRCVWCGACMSSCNIAAGDNQYLGPAALNKAYRFYFDKREGENRQKERLEIIEQEHGVWRCQTQFSCTEVCPKDIPLTEHIQELKREAVKNNLKFW
- the purD gene encoding phosphoribosylamine--glycine ligase — protein: MSDSVLLVGGGGREHAIARALADTELYACASNRNPGIARIATDVETLDETDPAAVVEYAESVGVSLAVIGPEAALEAGVVDALEDVGVYAFGPRQADARIETDKTFQREFMDENDITGTPEFATFADPDSAAEYVESVEGHVAVKPRGLTGGKGVRVTGDQLSKPEAATYIRNSDYEEWVIEERLVGEEFTVQAFVANGDVRGTPAVQDHKRAYEGDEGPNTGGMGSYSDARFALPFMTDEEYDEALGIIQETVEALEDYRGILYGQFMLTAEGLKVVEFNARFGDPEAMNTLPVLETDFLDVLGAARDGEPLPELAFAAQATVCKYAVPAGYPTDPEDGAEVAVDEESVGDGLLFYASVDERDDGIYTTTSRSFAVVGVADSIDRAERIAEDGLSDVDEGFHVRHDIGTEELVQSRIDHMAELRGE
- a CDS encoding FAD-binding protein; the encoded protein is MYEHDILVVGGGGAGLRAAIAAHEEGADVAIVSKLHPVRSHTGAAEGGINAALQEGDSWEDHAYDTMKGSDYMADAPAVETFAQTAPEEVIQLEHWGMPFSRNEDGTVMQRPFGGLSYPRTTYAGAETGHHLLHTLYEQVVKRGIDVYQEWFVTELAVSGEDDPNDRSVHGFVAMDVKSGEVSGFKANDAVILATGGAGQAFDHTTNAVSLTGDGYAMAYRAGVPIEDMEMVQFHPTTLPSTGVLITEGVRGEGGRLFNNKGERFMFEYGYATNDGELASRDVVARAELTEVNEGRGFDDEYVYLDMRHLGKERILDRLENIVHLAEDFEGVNALEEPMPVKPGQHYMMGGIETNEHGETAIDGLYAAGETACVSLHGANRLGGNALPDLFVFGARAGRHAAGVDLGDPMIEVGPVEDPERTDVEWPTELGETNPIYEKPDGTDTDPDAIVEATVQAEKDRMNELLDREDGYEHMEIRKKVQEAMTEWVNVFREEEGLKKALQEIREAREMYTDVYVTDKSRTFNTELQHTIETRNVIDVAETITMGALARTEFRGAHWRKAHQERKDDEWIKHTMISWDDGNPDLWYREVLLEGEDTEWEPKERSY
- a CDS encoding ferritin-like domain-containing protein, which produces MADEVTELLRKAYADEIETVMNYLANSIVLDGVRAEEIKESLQQDIQEELGHAQQLGDRLKQLDQAPPGSMDFEARQQNLQPPSDTTDVVSVIDGVIEAEEDAIATYRELISAAEAADDPVTEDLAVTLLADEEAHRTEFHGYRKEYADG
- a CDS encoding succinate dehydrogenase — encoded protein: MAEQYSSFKSGTTLWFLQRVTAAILLVTLMFHFFWLHFVHHAAEITFQGTAFRMEQLGYFLTMLLFLVAGAFHGVNGVYNALINQGITGSTRTFLKWVLVIAGVILLVQGIRVALAMSGGAI